One Mesorhizobium sp. J428 DNA segment encodes these proteins:
- a CDS encoding GntR family transcriptional regulator has translation MMNIERLAFDAETRPTIAKRIAESLRDAIVSLDLKPGDTISESDIAARFGVSRQPVREAFIQLAEQGLLRIRPQRSTEVIRISIRDVLNARFVREALEVAVVRKAATECAEMPADMFDELFKAQTDASDANDYRAFHAKDDAFHRLIAKLSGNEFVWKLIDAQKVQMDRVRYLSLKLGMPATIREHRDIGEAILSGNPDLAEAHMRKHLRKIDTQIHQIRDLNREYFQEE, from the coding sequence ATGATGAATATTGAGCGGCTGGCCTTCGATGCCGAGACACGTCCGACGATCGCCAAGCGCATCGCGGAATCGCTGCGCGATGCGATCGTCTCACTGGATCTCAAGCCCGGGGACACAATCTCGGAGAGCGATATCGCGGCGCGGTTCGGCGTCTCGCGCCAGCCGGTGCGCGAGGCCTTCATCCAGTTGGCAGAGCAGGGGCTGCTGCGGATACGGCCGCAGCGGTCGACCGAAGTGATCCGCATTTCGATCCGCGACGTGTTGAATGCGCGCTTCGTGCGCGAGGCGCTGGAGGTGGCTGTGGTGCGCAAGGCCGCGACCGAATGTGCCGAGATGCCGGCCGATATGTTCGACGAGCTGTTCAAGGCGCAGACGGACGCGTCCGACGCCAACGACTATCGTGCCTTCCACGCCAAGGACGACGCGTTCCATCGGTTGATCGCCAAGCTGTCGGGCAACGAGTTCGTCTGGAAGCTGATCGACGCGCAGAAGGTGCAGATGGACCGCGTGCGCTATCTCTCGCTCAAGCTCGGCATGCCGGCGACGATCCGCGAGCACCGCGACATTGGCGAGGCGATCCTGTCAGGCAATCCGGACCTCGCCGAGGCGCATATGCGCAAGCACCTGCGCAAGATCGACACGCAGATCCACCAGATCCGCGATCTCAACCGGGAATACTTCCAGGAGGAGTAG
- a CDS encoding Gfo/Idh/MocA family protein, whose protein sequence is MVSGKTIESGNGPIRLGMVGGGQGAFIGGVHRIAARIDGEFQLVAGALSSSPEKAKASAAELGLDPARSYGSFQEMAKSESKRADGIEAVSIVTPNHMHWPAAKAFLDAGIHVICDKPLTSNLADAKKLAALVAKSGKVFVLTHNYTGYPMIRQARDMVQKGQLGEIRVVQAEYPQDWLTTKVEDTGAKQAVWRTDPKQSGVGGATGDIGTHAYNLARFVTGLELDSLSADLKAFVPGRLLDDNAHVMLRFKSGAKGMLWASQVAPGNENALKLRVYGTKGGIEWSQEQPNHLWFTPFGEPKQLITRAGAGAGPAAARVSRVPSGHPEGYLEGFATIYAEAARAIRAARRKNGKPAKDVVYPTIADGVEGVAFVEACVRSSNKNAAWTKL, encoded by the coding sequence ATGGTCAGCGGCAAGACGATCGAATCCGGCAATGGGCCGATCAGGCTCGGCATGGTGGGTGGCGGGCAGGGCGCCTTCATCGGCGGCGTGCACCGCATCGCGGCACGCATCGACGGCGAGTTCCAGCTGGTCGCCGGCGCGCTGTCGTCGAGCCCGGAAAAGGCCAAGGCTTCCGCGGCCGAACTCGGCCTCGATCCGGCGCGCAGCTACGGCTCGTTCCAGGAAATGGCGAAGTCCGAGTCGAAGCGTGCCGACGGCATAGAGGCGGTGTCGATCGTCACGCCCAACCACATGCATTGGCCGGCGGCGAAAGCTTTCCTCGATGCCGGCATTCACGTCATCTGCGACAAGCCGCTGACGTCGAACCTTGCCGACGCCAAGAAGCTGGCAGCACTCGTCGCGAAGTCCGGCAAGGTCTTCGTGCTGACCCACAACTACACCGGCTATCCGATGATCCGGCAGGCGCGGGACATGGTGCAGAAGGGCCAACTCGGCGAGATCCGCGTCGTTCAGGCGGAATATCCGCAGGACTGGCTGACCACCAAGGTTGAGGACACCGGCGCCAAACAGGCGGTCTGGCGCACCGACCCGAAGCAGTCGGGCGTCGGCGGTGCGACCGGCGACATCGGCACGCATGCTTACAACCTCGCGCGTTTCGTTACCGGACTGGAGCTCGACAGCCTCTCCGCCGACCTCAAGGCCTTCGTGCCGGGACGCCTGCTCGACGACAACGCCCATGTCATGCTGCGCTTCAAGAGCGGTGCGAAGGGCATGCTCTGGGCGAGCCAGGTGGCGCCGGGCAATGAGAACGCGCTGAAGCTGCGCGTCTACGGCACAAAGGGCGGTATCGAGTGGAGCCAGGAACAGCCGAACCATCTCTGGTTCACGCCCTTCGGCGAGCCGAAGCAATTGATCACCCGCGCAGGTGCCGGCGCGGGGCCGGCCGCAGCCCGCGTCAGCCGCGTGCCGTCTGGCCATCCGGAAGGCTATCTCGAAGGCTTCGCGACCATCTATGCCGAAGCCGCCCGCGCCATCCGCGCGGCGCGCAGGAAGAATGGAAAGCCGGCAAAGGACGTAGTCTATCCAACCATTGCCGACGGCGTTGAAGGCGTGGCGTTCGTCGAAGCCTGCGTCAGGTCATCGAACAAGAACGCTGCCTGGACGAAGCTGTAG
- a CDS encoding SDR family oxidoreductase: protein MRIFLFGAGYSARAFARLAAGEADAIAGTTRTESKADALRAAGIQPFLFDGAVSPQIAAELAQATHLVISAAPTETGDPVIATAHDLLVGATPALRWIAYLSTVGVYGNHDGAWIDETAECRPRPGRSDNRLEAEKEWSDLARERGVPLAMLRLSGIYGPGRNALVNLENGTARRIVKPGQIFNRIHVDDIAGSLLHLARYKTGGVFNVTDDEPSPPQDVVAFAAGLMGVAPPPEIDFDTADLTPMARSFYGENKRVSNAKLKATGYCFVHPNYRAALTAMWEKSNWRR from the coding sequence ATGCGGATCTTCCTGTTCGGCGCCGGCTATTCCGCCCGCGCCTTTGCGAGGCTTGCGGCAGGGGAAGCGGACGCGATCGCGGGCACGACCCGCACGGAGAGCAAGGCGGACGCGCTACGCGCCGCTGGCATCCAGCCCTTCCTGTTCGACGGCGCAGTGTCGCCACAGATCGCGGCAGAACTCGCACAAGCCACGCATCTGGTCATTTCAGCCGCGCCAACCGAGACGGGCGACCCGGTGATCGCGACCGCGCACGACCTGCTGGTCGGCGCGACACCCGCGCTGCGCTGGATCGCTTATCTCTCCACAGTCGGTGTCTACGGCAACCATGACGGCGCATGGATCGACGAGACGGCCGAGTGCCGCCCCCGCCCCGGCCGCTCCGACAACCGGCTGGAAGCGGAGAAGGAGTGGAGCGACCTCGCCCGCGAGCGTGGCGTCCCGCTGGCGATGCTGCGGCTCTCGGGCATCTACGGCCCCGGCCGCAACGCATTGGTCAACCTCGAGAACGGGACCGCGCGCCGCATCGTCAAGCCGGGCCAGATATTCAATCGCATCCATGTCGACGACATCGCCGGCAGCCTGCTCCATCTCGCGCGGTACAAGACCGGCGGCGTCTTCAACGTCACCGACGACGAGCCCTCGCCGCCGCAGGACGTCGTCGCCTTCGCGGCCGGGCTGATGGGCGTCGCGCCGCCGCCGGAGATCGACTTCGACACGGCGGACCTGACGCCCATGGCGCGCTCCTTCTACGGCGAGAACAAGCGCGTCTCGAACGCGAAACTGAAAGCCACCGGCTATTGCTTCGTCCACCCGAACTACCGCGCAGCGCTCACCGCGATGTGGGAGAAGAGCAACTGGCGGCGATAG
- a CDS encoding septal ring lytic transglycosylase RlpA family protein, with product MRNGFGVVVAVAIAGATFSTNSAFAQCGRASWYALHSKTASGERMNPSAMTAAHRSLPFGTKVRVTNKHNGKSVVVRINDRGPFIKGRVIDLSRGAAKQIGMISRGHASICMDRI from the coding sequence ATGCGGAACGGTTTCGGTGTTGTCGTGGCAGTGGCCATCGCGGGGGCGACGTTTTCAACGAATTCAGCCTTCGCCCAGTGCGGACGCGCATCGTGGTATGCGCTTCACTCCAAGACGGCATCGGGCGAACGGATGAACCCCTCGGCCATGACGGCGGCGCACCGCTCGCTTCCCTTCGGCACGAAAGTGCGCGTCACCAACAAGCACAACGGCAAGAGCGTGGTGGTGCGCATCAACGACCGCGGCCCGTTCATCAAGGGCCGGGTGATCGACCTCTCCAGGGGCGCTGCGAAGCAGATCGGCATGATCTCGCGCGGCCATGCCTCGATCTGCATGGACAGGATCTGA
- the uxaC gene encoding glucuronate isomerase has product MYASIPVHRKEFSGGKSSVPLLSDDRLFPADAAARSIARQLYASVKDLPIVSPHGHTDPRWFAENANFPDPAQLIVVPDHYIFRMLFSQGVPLERLGVPRVDGGAVETDPRAIWRLFAEHYHLFRATPSRLWLDHTFESLFGLDAPLSASTADLYYDAIDAKLKQDDYRPRALYERFNIEVIATTEGALDDLRWHAQLKQSGWKGRVVTTYRPDSVTDPDFEGFRDNIRVLGEITGCDTGTWQGYLEAHRRRRAFFRDHGATATDHGHPSADTANLSADAAAKLYQIVTSRDATPDEARLFRAQMLTEMAKMSVEDGMVMQIHAGSRRNHSADIFARFGRDKGFDIPGRTDYVQALKPLLDAVGLEPNLTVILFTLDETVYSRELAPLAGVYPCLRLGPAWWFFDSPAGMRRFRELTTETAGFYNTVGFNDDTRAFPSIPARHDVARRVDCAYLADLVVAGQLRDDEAAELAHDLAYRLAKCAYRL; this is encoded by the coding sequence ATGTATGCTTCCATACCAGTTCATCGCAAGGAGTTCTCGGGAGGAAAGTCCAGCGTGCCCCTGCTGAGCGACGACAGGTTGTTTCCCGCCGACGCGGCTGCGCGTTCCATAGCGCGACAACTCTACGCGTCGGTCAAGGACCTGCCGATCGTCAGCCCGCATGGCCACACCGATCCGCGCTGGTTTGCCGAGAATGCCAACTTTCCCGATCCCGCCCAGCTCATCGTCGTTCCGGACCACTACATCTTCCGCATGCTGTTCAGCCAGGGCGTGCCGCTGGAGCGGCTGGGTGTGCCGCGGGTCGACGGCGGCGCGGTCGAGACCGATCCGCGCGCGATCTGGCGGCTGTTCGCCGAGCACTATCATCTCTTCCGCGCCACGCCCTCGCGGCTTTGGCTGGACCACACGTTCGAGAGCCTGTTCGGTCTCGACGCTCCGCTCTCAGCCTCAACGGCGGATCTCTACTACGACGCCATCGACGCGAAGCTGAAGCAGGACGACTACCGCCCGCGCGCCCTCTACGAGCGCTTCAACATCGAGGTGATCGCCACGACCGAAGGCGCGCTCGACGACCTGCGCTGGCACGCCCAGCTCAAGCAGTCGGGCTGGAAGGGCAGAGTGGTGACGACCTACCGGCCGGATTCGGTCACAGATCCCGATTTCGAGGGATTTCGCGACAATATCCGGGTTCTGGGCGAAATCACCGGCTGCGACACCGGCACATGGCAGGGCTATCTGGAGGCGCACCGTCGTCGTCGCGCCTTTTTCCGCGACCATGGCGCCACGGCAACGGACCACGGCCACCCGAGCGCCGACACCGCGAACCTGTCCGCCGACGCGGCCGCCAAGCTCTACCAGATCGTCACGTCCCGCGATGCGACGCCCGACGAGGCGCGCCTGTTCCGCGCCCAGATGCTGACGGAGATGGCGAAGATGAGTGTCGAGGACGGCATGGTCATGCAGATCCATGCCGGCTCGCGTCGCAACCACTCGGCCGACATTTTCGCCCGCTTCGGCCGCGACAAGGGTTTCGACATCCCTGGCCGCACCGACTACGTGCAGGCCCTCAAGCCGCTGCTCGACGCTGTCGGCCTTGAGCCGAACCTCACCGTGATCCTCTTCACGCTCGACGAGACCGTCTATTCGCGCGAGCTCGCACCCTTGGCCGGCGTCTATCCGTGCCTGCGGCTCGGCCCGGCCTGGTGGTTCTTTGACAGCCCGGCCGGCATGCGCCGCTTCCGCGAGCTGACGACCGAGACCGCCGGCTTCTACAACACCGTCGGCTTCAACGACGACACCCGCGCCTTTCCCTCGATACCCGCCCGGCACGATGTGGCCCGGCGGGTCGACTGCGCTTACCTCGCGGACCTCGTGGTCGCGGGCCAGCTTCGCGACGATGAAGCGGCGGAGCTTGCCCACGATCTCGCCTACCGCCTGGCCAAGTGCGCCTACCGACTCTGA
- a CDS encoding sugar phosphate isomerase/epimerase, whose protein sequence is MPKTMKGPGIFLAQFGGDAAPFNSLPAITKWAAGLGYKGVQIPTWDGRLFDLKKAASSKTYCDEVKGICADAGVEITELSTHLQGQLVAVHPAYDSMFDGFAPPEVHNNPKARQKWAVEQMKYAAKASKNLGLTASVSFTGALAFPYLYPWPQRPAGLIEEAFAELGKRWKPILDAYDEAGVDLCYEIHPGEDVFDGATFEMFVDAVGGHTRANINYDPSHFLLQQLDYLAFIDIYHERIKAFHVKDAEFNPDGRQGVYSGYQGWVQRAGRFRSLGDGQVDFSGIFSKLAQYDYDSWAVLEWECCLKHPEDGAAEGAPFIESHIIRVTEKAFDDFAGAKPDKAALRKLMGI, encoded by the coding sequence ATGCCAAAGACCATGAAGGGGCCGGGAATCTTCCTGGCACAGTTCGGCGGCGACGCCGCGCCGTTCAATTCTCTGCCTGCGATCACCAAGTGGGCGGCCGGGCTCGGCTACAAGGGCGTTCAGATCCCGACCTGGGACGGACGCCTGTTCGATCTGAAGAAGGCAGCCTCGTCGAAGACCTATTGCGACGAGGTGAAAGGTATCTGCGCCGATGCGGGCGTCGAGATCACCGAACTCTCGACCCATCTCCAGGGGCAGCTGGTCGCCGTGCACCCGGCTTACGATTCGATGTTCGACGGCTTCGCGCCGCCCGAAGTGCACAACAACCCGAAGGCTCGTCAGAAATGGGCCGTGGAGCAGATGAAATATGCCGCGAAAGCGTCGAAGAACCTCGGGCTGACGGCCTCGGTCTCCTTCACCGGCGCGCTCGCCTTCCCCTATCTCTATCCCTGGCCGCAGCGGCCGGCCGGCCTGATCGAGGAGGCCTTCGCCGAACTCGGCAAGCGCTGGAAGCCGATCCTCGACGCCTATGACGAGGCCGGCGTCGACCTCTGCTACGAGATCCATCCGGGCGAGGATGTGTTCGACGGTGCTACCTTCGAGATGTTTGTCGACGCAGTCGGCGGCCACACGCGGGCCAACATCAACTATGACCCGTCGCACTTCCTGCTGCAGCAGCTCGACTACCTCGCCTTCATCGACATCTACCACGAGCGCATCAAGGCCTTCCATGTGAAGGATGCCGAGTTCAATCCGGACGGACGCCAGGGCGTCTATTCGGGCTATCAGGGCTGGGTTCAGCGCGCCGGCCGCTTCCGCTCGCTGGGCGACGGCCAAGTCGATTTCTCCGGCATCTTCTCCAAGCTAGCGCAATACGACTACGACTCGTGGGCGGTGCTGGAGTGGGAATGCTGCCTGAAGCATCCGGAAGACGGCGCCGCCGAAGGCGCGCCCTTCATCGAAAGCCACATCATCCGCGTGACCGAAAAAGCCTTTGACGACTTCGCCGGCGCCAAGCCGGACAAGGCGGCATTGCGGAAGCTGATGGGGATTTGA
- a CDS encoding FadR/GntR family transcriptional regulator — MAEKDLLPHLAAFLIAESDAESHRTPSERELAEHFQVSRGQIREALAILEAMRLVERRAKSGIYLTKREASVEAMALFARAGLPLDPVQIYETVELRKIHEIKAAELACTRATEENYEALREILRASEAKVAAGEPIHKEDRDFHLEIVRATKNSVFYRICTLYYVMGEGRLPIYFNDPERGRKSHAEHLQIFEALVRRDGNLAQALMNAHLQGAESYWKGLISEMDIKEGVRLENA, encoded by the coding sequence ATGGCCGAGAAAGATTTGCTGCCGCATCTCGCGGCGTTCCTGATCGCGGAATCGGATGCGGAAAGCCACCGCACTCCGTCCGAGCGGGAGCTTGCCGAGCATTTCCAGGTTTCTCGGGGTCAAATCCGCGAAGCGCTGGCGATCCTTGAGGCGATGCGGCTTGTCGAGCGCCGGGCGAAGTCGGGCATCTATCTCACCAAGCGCGAGGCGAGCGTCGAGGCGATGGCGCTCTTCGCCCGCGCCGGCCTGCCGCTCGACCCGGTGCAGATCTACGAGACCGTCGAGCTGCGCAAGATCCACGAGATCAAGGCCGCGGAGCTTGCCTGCACACGAGCGACGGAGGAGAACTACGAGGCGCTGCGCGAAATCCTGCGCGCCTCGGAAGCCAAGGTCGCGGCCGGCGAGCCGATCCATAAGGAGGATCGAGATTTCCACCTCGAGATCGTGCGCGCGACCAAGAACAGCGTCTTCTACCGGATCTGCACCCTCTACTACGTCATGGGAGAGGGCCGGCTGCCGATCTATTTCAACGACCCGGAGCGCGGCCGCAAATCGCATGCCGAGCATCTGCAGATCTTCGAGGCGCTGGTCCGGCGCGACGGCAACCTCGCCCAGGCTCTTATGAACGCGCATCTCCAGGGTGCGGAGAGCTATTGGAAGGGCCTGATCAGCGAGATGGACATCAAGGAAGGCGTGCGTCTGGAAAATGCCTGA
- the queG gene encoding tRNA epoxyqueuosine(34) reductase QueG, with product MRAAPASRPETLRPFIDREARRLGFSTVAVTTPDSIPLARERLAAALSAGHHGDMDWLAETFERRAAPAVLWPEVRSVIMLAMNYGPDENPLGLLDRKDRAAISVYARNRDYHDVIKGRLKELAGKIASRAGGDVKVFVDTAPVMEKPLAEAAGLGWQGKHTNLVSREFGSWLFLGSIFTTAELPPDAPEVDHCGSCRACLDICPTNAFPSPYRLDARRCISYLTIENKGPIPREFRVAIGNRIYGCDDCLAACPWNKFAAAASEAKLVARDDLKAPRIADLLALDDGAFRTFFTGSPVKRIGRDRFVRNVLVAAGNSGDASLIPLCRDLLGDPSTLVRGAAVWALSRLMEDQAFQALSGDMEAGESDASVRDEWTAALSERRERLTA from the coding sequence ATGCGCGCGGCACCGGCATCGAGACCGGAGACGCTGCGGCCGTTCATCGATCGCGAGGCGAGGCGGCTCGGCTTCTCGACCGTCGCCGTCACCACGCCCGATTCGATCCCGCTCGCCCGCGAGCGGCTGGCGGCGGCGCTGTCGGCCGGCCATCACGGCGACATGGACTGGCTTGCGGAAACCTTCGAGCGGCGCGCCGCGCCCGCCGTGCTGTGGCCGGAAGTGCGCAGCGTCATCATGCTTGCGATGAACTACGGTCCCGATGAGAACCCGCTCGGGCTGCTCGACCGCAAGGACCGCGCCGCGATCTCGGTCTACGCCCGCAACCGCGACTATCACGACGTCATCAAGGGCAGGCTCAAAGAGCTGGCGGGCAAGATCGCCTCACGCGCCGGCGGTGACGTGAAGGTCTTCGTCGATACCGCGCCGGTGATGGAGAAGCCGCTGGCCGAGGCCGCAGGGCTCGGCTGGCAGGGCAAACACACCAATCTCGTCAGCCGCGAATTCGGCTCCTGGCTCTTTCTCGGCTCGATCTTCACCACGGCGGAGCTGCCTCCCGATGCGCCGGAGGTCGACCATTGCGGCTCGTGCCGCGCCTGCCTGGACATCTGCCCGACCAATGCGTTCCCCTCCCCGTACCGGCTCGACGCGCGGCGCTGCATCTCCTACCTGACCATCGAGAACAAGGGGCCGATCCCGCGCGAGTTCCGCGTCGCGATCGGCAACCGCATCTATGGCTGCGACGACTGCCTGGCAGCCTGTCCGTGGAACAAGTTCGCCGCGGCGGCATCCGAGGCGAAGCTGGTCGCCCGCGACGATCTGAAGGCGCCGCGCATCGCGGACCTGCTGGCGCTGGACGACGGCGCGTTCCGGACATTCTTCACCGGGTCGCCGGTGAAACGAATCGGCCGCGACCGCTTCGTGCGCAACGTGCTCGTCGCAGCCGGTAATTCGGGAGACGCCTCGCTGATCCCGCTCTGCCGGGACCTGCTCGGCGATCCCTCGACCCTGGTGCGCGGGGCGGCTGTGTGGGCGTTGTCGCGGCTGATGGAGGATCAGGCATTCCAGGCGCTTTCGGGCGACATGGAGGCCGGGGAGAGCGACGCCTCGGTTCGCGACGAATGGACGGCCGCACTCAGCGAGCGGCGCGAAAGGCTGACAGCATGA
- a CDS encoding mandelate racemase/muconate lactonizing enzyme family protein, whose protein sequence is MRIARIQAWWVRIPIEAARQHKSDFGQITTFDAAIVRVETDTGIVGWGEGKNAAGSAGTYGALVSLINNEIAPALRGRDARDINGIWEMLYNGVRHQKAAASGHVMPVLARRGLTVAAISAIDIALWDILGKSLGVPVWQLLGGRKSERMPAYASGGWASADKIGEQLQSYIDKGGFKAVKMRVGSMDGAPHVSSERVHAAREALGPGVSIMVDAHGTYTVADAKRFAHMVRDCDLAWFEEPVAADDKQGIAEVRAACGIPIAVGESEATRFDFRDLAVARAADVFQPDLGFCGGISEAMKIGAIASAFNIRLAPHLWAGAPAFYAGLHVCAASPSSFILEYSLGANPMLHDLVVEKLDVAEGTIAIPDAPGLGITVDEDFLKAHAMGG, encoded by the coding sequence ATGCGCATCGCACGAATCCAGGCATGGTGGGTGAGGATACCGATCGAGGCCGCGCGCCAGCACAAGAGCGACTTCGGCCAGATCACGACCTTCGACGCCGCCATCGTCAGGGTCGAGACCGACACCGGCATCGTCGGCTGGGGCGAGGGCAAGAACGCCGCCGGCAGCGCCGGCACCTACGGCGCGCTGGTGTCGCTCATCAACAACGAGATCGCTCCCGCGCTGCGCGGCCGCGACGCGCGCGATATCAACGGCATCTGGGAGATGCTCTACAACGGCGTGCGCCACCAAAAGGCTGCCGCGTCCGGCCACGTTATGCCGGTTCTGGCGCGCCGGGGACTGACGGTTGCCGCGATCAGCGCGATCGACATCGCGCTGTGGGACATCCTCGGCAAGTCGCTCGGCGTCCCGGTGTGGCAACTGCTCGGCGGCCGCAAGAGCGAGCGCATGCCGGCCTATGCCTCCGGCGGCTGGGCGAGTGCCGACAAGATCGGCGAACAGCTGCAGTCCTATATCGACAAGGGCGGCTTCAAGGCAGTGAAGATGCGGGTCGGCTCTATGGACGGGGCGCCGCACGTTTCGTCCGAACGCGTGCATGCAGCGCGCGAAGCGCTCGGGCCGGGGGTCTCGATCATGGTCGACGCGCACGGCACCTACACCGTCGCCGACGCCAAGCGCTTCGCGCACATGGTGCGCGACTGTGACCTGGCCTGGTTCGAGGAGCCGGTGGCGGCGGACGACAAGCAGGGCATCGCGGAGGTTCGCGCGGCCTGCGGCATCCCGATCGCCGTCGGCGAGAGCGAGGCGACCCGCTTCGACTTCCGCGATCTCGCAGTCGCTCGCGCGGCCGATGTGTTCCAGCCGGACCTCGGCTTCTGCGGCGGCATCTCTGAGGCGATGAAGATCGGTGCGATCGCGTCGGCCTTCAACATCCGGCTCGCCCCGCATCTGTGGGCCGGCGCGCCGGCTTTTTATGCCGGCCTGCATGTCTGTGCAGCGTCACCGTCGAGCTTCATTCTCGAATACTCGCTGGGCGCCAACCCGATGCTGCACGATCTGGTGGTGGAGAAACTCGATGTGGCCGAAGGAACCATTGCCATTCCGGACGCCCCGGGGCTAGGCATCACTGTCGACGAGGATTTCCTGAAAGCCCACGCAATGGGTGGCTGA
- a CDS encoding undecaprenyl-diphosphate phosphatase: MQDQSIVSALLLGLLEGLTEFIPVSSTGHILLAGHFLGFESTGKAFEVLIQLGAILAILSVYFGRLWKLLVDLPRDGRTQRFVLGILVAFLPAAFIGALAHDFIKTVLFETPMLICIMLLIGGVVLLWVDRWALQPRYHDVMDYPLSLCLKIGLFQCLAMIPGTSRSGATIVGALLMGADKRSAAEFSFFLAMPTMAGAFAYDLYKNRDILSAADLPIIAAGFVMAFISAVIVVRFLLDYVSRHGYALFGWWRIIVGGAGMIALLMLG; this comes from the coding sequence ATGCAGGACCAGTCCATCGTTTCGGCGCTCTTGCTCGGCCTGCTGGAGGGTCTGACCGAGTTCATTCCGGTCTCGTCCACCGGGCACATCTTGCTTGCCGGCCATTTCCTCGGCTTCGAATCGACCGGCAAGGCCTTCGAGGTGCTGATCCAGCTCGGCGCGATCCTCGCCATCCTGTCGGTCTATTTCGGCCGGCTGTGGAAGCTCCTCGTCGACCTGCCGCGCGACGGCAGGACGCAGCGTTTCGTGCTCGGCATTCTCGTCGCTTTCCTGCCGGCAGCCTTCATTGGCGCGCTGGCGCACGATTTCATCAAGACGGTGCTGTTCGAGACGCCGATGCTGATCTGCATCATGCTGTTGATCGGCGGCGTTGTGCTGCTGTGGGTCGACCGCTGGGCGTTGCAGCCGCGCTATCACGATGTGATGGACTATCCGCTGTCGCTCTGCCTGAAGATCGGCCTGTTCCAGTGCCTGGCCATGATCCCCGGCACCTCGCGTTCAGGCGCGACCATTGTCGGCGCGCTGCTGATGGGCGCCGACAAGCGCTCGGCTGCCGAGTTCTCGTTCTTCCTTGCGATGCCGACGATGGCCGGCGCCTTCGCCTACGACCTCTACAAGAACCGCGACATCCTCTCCGCGGCGGACTTGCCGATCATCGCGGCCGGCTTCGTCATGGCCTTCATCTCGGCCGTGATCGTGGTGCGCTTCCTGCTCGACTACGTCTCGCGCCACGGCTACGCACTGTTCGGCTGGTGGCGCATCATCGTCGGCGGCGCGGGAATGATCGCGCTGCTGATGCTCGGCTGA
- a CDS encoding TRAP transporter substrate-binding protein has translation MNLIRTLAAAVAVTALMTASALAQTVLKSSDTHPDGYPTVEGVKYFGELVKERTNGRYSVEVYHSAQLGQEKDTIEQVRSGVIELNRVSMAPFNGTVKETIVPALPYLFRSEEHMHKVMDGAIGDQIKAAFEPAGLVVLAFYDAGARSFYNKTKPINSVADMKGLKFRVIQSDIFVDMVAALGANATPMPYGEVYSAIETGVIDGAENNFPSYDTAKHFEVAKNYSLDEHTILPEVFVMNKGAWDKLTPEDQAIFKQAATDSVAKQRELWSAKVAESRKIVEAAGAQITTPEKQGFIDAMKPVYEKHVTDDVLKKMVADVQAVQ, from the coding sequence ATGAACCTGATACGCACACTGGCGGCCGCCGTGGCCGTGACTGCCCTGATGACGGCAAGCGCTTTGGCGCAGACCGTGCTGAAATCGTCCGACACGCATCCGGACGGATATCCGACCGTGGAGGGCGTCAAGTATTTTGGCGAACTGGTGAAGGAGCGCACCAACGGGCGCTACTCCGTCGAGGTCTACCACTCGGCCCAGCTTGGCCAGGAGAAGGACACGATCGAGCAGGTCCGCTCCGGCGTGATCGAGCTGAACCGTGTCTCGATGGCGCCGTTCAACGGCACCGTGAAGGAGACCATCGTGCCTGCGCTGCCCTATCTCTTCCGCTCGGAAGAGCACATGCACAAGGTGATGGACGGTGCGATCGGCGACCAGATCAAGGCGGCGTTCGAGCCGGCCGGGCTGGTCGTTCTCGCCTTCTATGACGCCGGTGCGCGCTCGTTCTACAACAAGACCAAGCCGATCAACTCGGTGGCCGACATGAAGGGCCTGAAGTTCCGCGTCATCCAGTCCGACATCTTCGTCGACATGGTCGCGGCCCTCGGGGCCAACGCCACTCCGATGCCGTATGGCGAGGTCTATTCGGCCATCGAGACCGGCGTCATCGACGGCGCGGAGAACAACTTCCCGAGCTATGACACCGCCAAGCATTTCGAGGTCGCGAAGAACTACTCGCTCGACGAGCACACCATCCTTCCCGAAGTGTTCGTCATGAACAAGGGCGCGTGGGACAAGCTGACGCCCGAGGACCAGGCGATCTTCAAGCAGGCCGCCACCGACAGTGTCGCCAAGCAGCGTGAGCTGTGGTCCGCCAAGGTCGCGGAATCGCGCAAGATCGTAGAGGCCGCGGGCGCGCAGATCACCACGCCGGAGAAGCAGGGCTTCATCGACGCGATGAAGCCGGTCTACGAGAAGCACGTTACCGACGACGTGCTCAAGAAGATGGTCGCCGACGTCCAGGCGGTCCAGTGA